One stretch of Halichoerus grypus chromosome 8, mHalGry1.hap1.1, whole genome shotgun sequence DNA includes these proteins:
- the DAD1 gene encoding dolichyl-diphosphooligosaccharide--protein glycosyltransferase subunit DAD1: MSASVVSVISRFLEEYLSSTPQRLKLLDAYLLYILLTGALQFGYCLLVGTFPFNSFLSGFISCVGSFILAVCLRIQINPQNKADFQGISPERAFADFLFASTILHLVVMNFVG; encoded by the exons ATGTCGGCGTCGGTAGTGTCGGTCATCTCGCGGTTCTTGGAAGAGTACTTGAGCTCCACTCCCCAGCGTCTGAAGTTGCTTGACGCGTACCTCCTGTACATACTGCTGACCGGGGCGCTGCAATTCGGTTATTGTCTCCTCGTGGGGACCTTCCCCTTCAACTCTTTTCTCTCGGGCTTCATCTCTTGTGTGGGGAGCTTCATCCTAGCGG TTTGCCTCAGGATACAGATCAACCCACAGAACAAAGCGGATTTCCAAGGCATCTCCCCAGAGCGAGCCTTTGCTGATTTTCTCTTTGCCAGCACCATCCTGCACCTTGTTGTAATGAACTTCGTTGGCTGA